The following are encoded in a window of Apteryx mantelli isolate bAptMan1 chromosome 17, bAptMan1.hap1, whole genome shotgun sequence genomic DNA:
- the WSCD2 gene encoding sialate:O-sulfotransferase 2 — translation MAKLLLKLQRYFRRKPVRFCTLLALYLAAGSLLFLHAGFAGEPAPGRAPGPGTADSPELPYLGLLPPARGFPAAADGGRRYGPWFKSASKEAAERSKAGASGGARSRTPRGRAAREKEEDRAKYIGCYVDNTRRRTLRGVSFFDYKKMTVFRCQDNCAERGYLYAGLEFGAECYCGHKIEAANASEAECGMACKGERSNTCGGVNRLSVYRLELAQESARRYGSAIFRGCFRRPDNVSIALPASQTMLNMSVDKCVDFCTEKEFPLSALAGTSCRCGFPTRLFTLHEREDEQLCAQRCPGEEYESCGTADYFLVYQTQVQDNRCMDRRFLPARSRHFTALASFPGAGNTWARHLIELATGFYTGSYYFDGSLYNKGFKGERDHWRSGRTICIKTHESGQKEIESFDAAILLIRNPYKALMAEFNRKYGGHIGFASHAHWKGKEWPEFVRTYAPWWATHTLDWLRFGRNVLVVHFEDLKRDLFAQLKRMVGLLGIAVFEDRLLCVEGQKDGNFKRSGLRKLEYDPYTPEMRQMIGGYIKTVDAALKLRNLSGVPDDYYPR, via the exons ATGGCCAAgctcctgctgaagctgcagcGGTATTTCCGTCGGAAGCCCGTGCGCTTCTGCACGCTGCTGGCGCTCTACCTGGCGGCGGGCAGCCTGCTCTTCCTGCACGCCGGCTTCGCGGGGGAgccggcgcccggccgcgcgcccggccccggcaccgccgaTTCGCCCGAGCTGCCCTacctggggctgctgccgccggcgCGCGGCTTCCCGGCGGCCGCCGACGGGGGCCGGCGCTACGGGCCCTGGTTCAAAAGCGCTTCCAAGGAGGCGGCGGAGCGGAGCAAGGCGGGAGCCTCCGGCGGCGCACGGAGCCGgacgccccggggccgcgccgcccgcgagAAGGAGGAGGACAGAG CGAAGTACATCGGCTGCTACGTGGACAACACGCGCCGGCGGACGCTCCGCGGCGTCTCCTTCTTCGACTACAAGAAGATGACGGTCTTCCGTTGCCAGGACAACTGCGCCGAACG ggGCTACCTGTACGCGGGGCTGGAGTTCGGCGCCGAGTGCTACTGCGGCCACAAGATCGAGGCGGCCAACGCGAGCGAGGCCGAGTGCGGCATGGCGTGCAAGGGCGAGCGGAGCAACACGTGCGGCGGCGTCAACCGCCTCTCCGTCTACCGCCTGGAGCTGGCCCAGGAGTCGGCCCGCAGGT ACGGCAGCGCCATATTCCGGGGGTGCTTCCGCCGGCCGGACAACGTCTCCATCGCCCTGCCCGCCAGCCAGACCATGCTCAACATGTCCGTGGACAAGTGCGTCGACTTCTGCACCGAAAAG GAGTTCCCGCTGTCGGCGCTGGCCGGGACCTCGTGCCGCTGCGGCTTCCCCACGAGGCTCTTCACCCTGCACGAGCGCGAGGACGAGCAGCTCTGCGCCCAGCGGTGCCCCGGCGAGGAGTACGAGAGCTGCGGCACCGCCGACTACTTCCTCGTCTACCAGACCCAGGTGCAAG ACAACCGCTGCATGGACCGCCGCTTCCTGCCGGCCCGCTCCCGGCACTTCACCGCGCTGGCCAGCTTCCCCGGCGCCGGCAACACCTGGGCCCGGCACCTCATCGAGCTCGCCACCGGCTTCTACACCGGCAGCTACTACTTCGACGGCTCCCTCTACAACAAAG GCTTCAAGGGCGAGCGGGACCACTGGCGAAGCGGCAGGACGATCTGCATCAAAACGCACGAGAGCGGCCAGAAGGAGATCGAGTCCTTCGACGCCGCCATCCTGCTCATCCGCAACCCCTACAAGGCGCTGATGGCTGAGTTCAACCGCAAGTACGGCGGCCACATCGGCTTCGCCTCGCACGCCCACTGGAAGGGCAAAG AGTGGCCGGAGTTCGTGCGGACCTACGCGCCGTGGTGGGCCACGCACACCCTCGACTGGCTGCGCTTCGGCAGGAACGTGCTGGTGGTGCACTTCGAGGACCTCAAGCGGGACCTCTTCGCGCAGCTGAAGCGCATGGTCGGCCTGCTGGGCATCGCCGTCTTCGAGGACCGGCTGCTCTGCGTCGAGGGCCAGAAGGACGGCAACTTCAAGCGCTCGGGCCTGCGGAAGCTGGAGTACGACCCCTACACGCCCGAGATGCGCCAGATGATCGGCGGCTACATCAAGACGGTGGACGCGGCTCTGAAGCTGCGCAACCTCTCCGGCGTCCCGGACGACTACTACCCGAGGTGA